CCGGGCATCGACCCGCACCCCGAACTGCTGTCCTCCTGGGGGTTGCCCGTCGACGTGACGGGCCTGGCGCGGTTCAGTGAGATCTGCGTGGCGGCGTTCGCGGATTTCGCGATCGTCAAACCCCAGGTGGCGTTCTTCGAGGCGTACGGCTCGGCCGGCTTCGCGGTGCTGGAACAGACGACGGCGGCCCTGCAGGCCGCGGGGGTGCTGGTGCTCGCCGACGCCAAACGCGGCGACATCGGCACCACCATGGCGGCCTACGCGCAGGCCTGGGCGGGGGAGTCGCCGTTGGCCGCCGACGCGGTCACGGCCTCGCCCTACCTGGGTTTCGAATCGCTGCGGCCGCTGCTCGACGTCGCCGCGGCACACGGGCGCGGAGTCTTCGTGCTGGCGGCCACCTCGAACCCGGAGGGTGCCGGCGTGCAGCGTGCCGTCGTGGGCGGACCGGCGGACGGGCGCACCGTCGCACAGAGCATCGTCGACGCGGCCGGCATGGAGAACCAGGCGAACAGGGCCCACCAGGGCCCCGGGTCGATCGGTGTGGTGATCGGGGCGACGCTGTCCGATCTGCCGGACCTCGGCGCCCTGGACGGCCCGGTACTGGCCCCCGGGGTGGGGGCCCAGGGTGGACGGCCCGAGGATCTCGGCCGATTGGGCTCCCGGGTCCTGCCCGCGGTGTCCCGGGAGATCCTGCGCGCCGGACCCGAGGTCGCCGCATTGCGGGCGGCCGCGGAACGGCTCCGCGACGAGGTCGCCTACCTGGCCTGAGGAGCTGTCTGCCCGCTGTACGGGGGCGGGTGGATGGAACCCGGCCGAGCGGGGTGGCGGAGGGCGCTGGCGCCCCGCCAGGCGGCCGAAGCGATGGGTGTCCTCGCCGGGCTGGTCCCGGCCCCACGCGGCGCCCGAACCTGGGAGTGCCGGGGTGGAAAATCCGCAGATGATACGCCTGGTATCCGGGCGTTTGTTTAGGTTTGCTATGCGTCCACTGCGGTGGGTGACGTGACGGGTGTCCCGGCGATCTCCGACACGCCCGACACGCCATGACCAGCGAAAATTTCTCATTCCAGTGCCAGGAATCGCGATTCAGCGAACTGACGGCGGCCGCGCTCAATCTCCCGCCGATCTGCAATTCAGCTGAAAACCCTTGCTGTGCAGGGAGATCAGAAGAGCGGGTGCTGGCAAACACCCGTGCGGCCGGAAAATGGGCACGGCGGGCTCACGCCGTACACGCTGGTCTTTTGACCCGGAAACGCGGGGGTGGGGTTAGCTTTCGTCAGGATGCGTGGGTACGGTCGTCGTCGCTGGCTGGTTACGTGATCCAGCCGTGATGAAACAACAGATGGCGAGAGACGGAGGAACCCCGTGGCCCTTCCCCAGTTGACCGACGAACAGCGCGCGGCAGCGTTGGAGAAGGCTGCTGCCGCACGTCGAGCGCGAGCCGAGCTCAAAGATCGGCTCAAGCGCGGCGGCACCAACCTCAAGCAGGTTCTCAAGGACGCTGAGACCGATGAGGTCTTGGGCAAGATGAAGGTCTCCGCACTGCTGGAGGCGCTGCCCAAGGTCGGCAAGGTCAAGGCTCAGGAGATCATGACCGAACTGGAGATCGCTCCGACCCGCCGCCTGCGCGGCCTCGGCGATCGCCAGCGCAAGGCGCTGCTGGAGAAGTTCGACTTCACCAGCGACTAATCAGTACCCAATTGAACACTGGTGGTGGGCCGGACAAGGCTGCGGTCGTAGTCCTGTCCGGCCCTTCCGCTGTCGGGAAGTCCACGGTGGTGCGCTGTCTGCGCGACCGGATTCCCGACCTTCATTTCAGCGTGTCAGTCACGACACGCGCGCCGCGACCCGGTGAGGTCGACGGCGTGGACTACACGTTCGTCTCGGCCGAAGAGTTCCAGCGTCTGATCGACAACGGAGAACTCCTCGAGTGGGCCGAGATCCACGGCGGTCTGCAACGGTCGGGTACCCCGGCCGCGCCGATCCGTGCGGCCACCGCCGCCGGCGTCCCGGTACTGATCGAGGTCGATCTGGCCGGAGCCCGCGCCGTGAAGGCGGCGATGCCCGAGGTCACGACCGTCTTCCTCGCACCGCCCAGCTGGGAGGTGCTGGAGGAACGGCTGGTGGGACGCGGGACCGAAAGTCCCGAGGTCCAGGCCCGGCGGCTGAGCACCGCACGCGAGGAACTGGCCGCCCAGGGCGACTTCGATGTGGTGGTTGTCAACAGGCAATTGGAGTCGGCTTGCGCGGAATTGGTATCCTTGCTGGTGGCCCGCTAGTCGGATTGCCTCAATCGCACCAAATGCATCGTCTTTAACACCGAAAACTTTTTACAGCCGGGAGAATCTTCGTGAGCACGCCTGTCGAGAACATCGACGCCGCCAACGCCTACGACACGCCGCTGGGCATCACCAACCCGCCCATCGATGAGCTGCTCGACCGTGCGTCGAGCAAGTACGCATTGGTCATCTATGCCGCCAAGCGTGCGCGCCAGATCAACGACTACTACAACCAGCTCGGCGACGGCATCCTGGAGTACGTCGGCCCGCTGGTCGAGCCGGGCCTGCAGGAGAAGCCGCTGTCGATCGCGATGCGCGAGATCCATTCCGATCTGCTCGAGCATTCCGAGGGCGAGTAACAGCCAGGGGCTGCCGAAATGACCGACCGTAAACGGATCGTCGTCGGCGTTGCAGGCGGGATCGCCGCCTATAAGGCGTGCACCGTTGTCCGGCAGCTCACGGAAGCGGGCCACGAGGTCAAGGTGGTGCCGACCGAGTCGGCGCTGAAGTTCGTCGGTGCCGCGACGTTCGAGGCGCTGTCGGGTCAGCCGGTGCACACCGGCGTCTTCGAATCCGTCCACGAGGTTCCGCATGTCCGGATCGGCCAGCAGGCCGATCTGGTGGTGGTCGCCCCCGCGACGGCGGACCTGCTGGCCCGGGCGGTCGCCGGTCGGGCCGATGACCTGCTGACCGGGACCCTGTTGACCGCACGCTGTCCGGTGCTGTTCGCGCCGGCCATGCACACCGAGATGTGGTTCCACCCGGCCACCGTGGACAACGTCGCCATGTTGCGTTCTCGGGGTGCGGTGGTGCTCGAACCGGCCTCCGGGCGGCTCACCGGCGCCGACACCGGCCCGGGCCGGCTGCCCGAGGCCGAGGAGATCACCACCCTGGCGGGGCTGCTGCTGGAGCGTCCCGACGCCCTCCCGTACGACCTGTCCGGGGTGAAGGCGCTGGTGACCGCCGGCGGTACCCGCGAGCCGCTGGACCCGGTGCGCTTCATCGGCAACCGGAGTTCGGGCAAGCAGGGCTACGCGGTGGCCCGGGTGATGGCCCAGCGTGGCGCCGAGGTCACCCTGGTCGCCGGGAACACCTCCGGCCTGATCGATCCGGCCGGGGTCAACGTGGTGCACATCGGTTCGGCCACCCAGCTCAAAGAGGCGGTCACCAAGCTCGCCTCTGAAGCGAACGTCCTGGTGATGGCGGCCGCCGTCGCGGACTTCCGGCCGGCGCAGGTCGCCACGGCCAAGATCAAGAAGGGCGCATCCGAGCCCTCCTCGATCGAACTGATCCGAAATGACGACGTGCTCGCCGACGCTGTCCGCGCCCGCGCCGAGGGCCAGCTGCCCAATATGCGCGCAATCGTGGGCTTCGCCGCCGAGACCGGCGATGAGAACGGCGATGTGCTGTTCCACGCACGGGCCAAGCTCAAGCGCAAGGGCTGCGAAATGCTGGTGGTCAATGCGGTCGGGGAAGGCAAGGCCTTCGAGGTCGATCACAACGACGGCTGGATGCTGGGCGCCGACGGAACCGAAACCGCGTTGGAGCACGGCTCGAAGACTTTGATGGCCAGCCGTATCGTGGACGCGATCGGGGCGCTCCTGAACGGGTGAACCGCATTGCGCCTAACGGTTGCGTCGATCGGCTTTACAAGGTTGGCTGCCAGTGAGCAAGATTAAGCTTTGCCTATCTAACTATTTGGAGGATGTCACGTGAGCACAGGTCGGCTGTTTACCAGCGAGTCGGTGACCGAAGGACACCCCGACAAGATCTGTGACGCCATCAGCGATTCGATCCTCGACTCCTTGCTGGCCGTCGATCCCAGGTCGCGGGTCGCGGTCGAGACCGCTGTCACGACCGGCCAGGTCCACGTCATCGGCGAGGTCACCACGTCCGCCAAGGAAGCCTTCGCCGACATCAACGACACCGTGCGCAAGCGCATCCTGGAGATCGGCTACGACTCCTCGGACAAGGGCTTCGACGGCGAGACCGCCGGTGTCAACATCGGCATCGGCCGCCAGTCGCCCGATATCGCCCAGGGCGTGGACACCGCTCACGAGACCCGCGTCGAGGGCGCCGGCGATCCGCTGGACCTGCAGGGCGCCGGTGACCAGGGGCTGATGTTCGGCTACGCCATCAAGGACACCCCGGAACTGATGCCGCTGCCGATCGCGCTGGCCCACCGGCTGGCCCGTCGCCTCGCCGAGGTGCGCAAGAACGGCAAGCTGGACTACCTGCGCCCGGACGGCAAGACCCAGGTCACCGTGCAGTACGACGGCACCACCCCGGTCCGGCTGGACACCGTGGTGCTGTCCACCCAGCACGCCGCGGGCATCGACCTGGACGGCCAGCTGGCGCCCGACATCCGCGAGCAGGTCGTCAACACCGTGCTCGACGACCTCAACCACGACACCCTGGACACCTCCGACTTCCGGCTGTTGGTCAACCCGACCGGCAAGTTCGTGCTCGGTGGCCCGATGGGTGACGCCGGCCTGACCGGCCGCAAGATCATCGTCGACACCTACGGCGGCTGGGCCCGTCACGGCGGCGGCGCCTTCTCCGGCAAGGATCCCTCGAAGGTGGACCGTTCGGCCGCCTACGCGATGCGCTGGGTGGCCAAGAACGTCGTCGCCGCCGGCCTGGCCGAGCGGGTCGAGGTGCAGGTCGCCTACGCGATCGGCAAGGCCGCCCCGGTGGGTCTGTTCGTCGAGACCTTCGGCTCCGAGACCGTCGACCCGGCCCGGATCGAGAAGGCCATCACCGCGGTGTTCGATCTGCGCCCCGGCGCCATCGTGCGGGATCTGGATCTGCTGCGCCCGATCTACGCACCGACCGCCGCGTACGGCCACTTCGGCCGCACCGACATCGAGCTGCCCTGGGAGCAGACCAACAAGGTCGAGGAGCTCAAGGCTTCCGTCTAGCCTCTTTTTCTCGCGAAGAGACGCGAATGGCCGCTATTCCACCCGGAATAGCGGCCATTCGCGTCTGCTGGCAAGGGCTTTCGTGCACCGGCATTCGAACCGCGCTCGACGGTGTCTCCATCTCGGTGGCGCAGGGTGAGATCCTCGTTCTAACCCGCCGTCCCGCTGAACGCGTAGTCATCGAGCGGGAAGGTGCGGCTGCGCCAGTACGTCTCCGGCGTGCTGGCCGGGCGCAGCGGCACATCGCCGTTCTTGTCGAAGTAATAGCTGTTGGCCGTCGCGCAATTGTCCTGCCAGAAAATCTGGCGGTGTCGTTTGCGCATCATCTCGGCGAAGTAGCGGGCGTTGGCCTCGGGCCGCACCTCGACCCGCGCCGCGCCGGTGCGCGCGGCCTGCTGCAGGCAGCGCACGATGTGATGGGTCTGCGTCTCGATCAACGCGAAGTACGACGAGCCGACGTACCCGTACGGGCCGCAGACATTGAAGAAATTCGGGAAGCCGGGCACGCTGACACCCTCGTACGCCTGCATCCTGTTGCGGGTCCAGAAGTCGGCCAGTGCCTGACCGCCCGGGCCGATCAGTCCGAAGGTGCCGGAGTCGACATCCATCACCTTGAAACCCGTTGCGAGCACCAGCACGTCGACATCGTGGGCGACGCCTTCGCCCGATGTCCCGGTGGTGCACACCCCGGTCGGGGTGATCCGATCGATCGGTTCGGTGACGAGGTCGACGTTGTCTCGGTTGAAGGTGCTCAGATAGCTGTTGTGGAAGGCCGGGCGTTTACAGCCCACCGCGTAGCGCGGGGTCAGCTTCTCCCGCAGCACCGGGTCGCGGACCTCGCGGCGCAGGTAGGACAGCCCCATCCGCTCGGCGCCGCCGGACAGCGGCAACACGCTGTGGTACTGCGCGGCCAACGGGAAGGTGACCTCGACGTAGGCCTGGCTCAGCAGGCGGCCGGCGGCGCTGCCGAACGGCAGGCGCATCGCCCAGCGTGCCGGCGCCGGCAGTGGCACATCGAACTTCGGGAAACACCAGATCGGGGTGCGCTGGAACACGGTGAGCTGTCCGACCTGCGGCGCGATCTCGGGAATGAGTTGCACCGCCGACGCGCCGGTGCCGATCACCGCGACACGTCTTCCGGACAGGTCGGTGCGGTG
This region of Mycolicibacterium diernhoferi genomic DNA includes:
- the pyrF gene encoding orotidine-5'-phosphate decarboxylase, whose amino-acid sequence is MSSFGARLAEAVAARGPLCPGIDPHPELLSSWGLPVDVTGLARFSEICVAAFADFAIVKPQVAFFEAYGSAGFAVLEQTTAALQAAGVLVLADAKRGDIGTTMAAYAQAWAGESPLAADAVTASPYLGFESLRPLLDVAAAHGRGVFVLAATSNPEGAGVQRAVVGGPADGRTVAQSIVDAAGMENQANRAHQGPGSIGVVIGATLSDLPDLGALDGPVLAPGVGAQGGRPEDLGRLGSRVLPAVSREILRAGPEVAALRAAAERLRDEVAYLA
- the mihF gene encoding integration host factor, actinobacterial type produces the protein MALPQLTDEQRAAALEKAAAARRARAELKDRLKRGGTNLKQVLKDAETDEVLGKMKVSALLEALPKVGKVKAQEIMTELEIAPTRRLRGLGDRQRKALLEKFDFTSD
- the gmk gene encoding guanylate kinase; this encodes MNTGGGPDKAAVVVLSGPSAVGKSTVVRCLRDRIPDLHFSVSVTTRAPRPGEVDGVDYTFVSAEEFQRLIDNGELLEWAEIHGGLQRSGTPAAPIRAATAAGVPVLIEVDLAGARAVKAAMPEVTTVFLAPPSWEVLEERLVGRGTESPEVQARRLSTAREELAAQGDFDVVVVNRQLESACAELVSLLVAR
- the rpoZ gene encoding DNA-directed RNA polymerase subunit omega, with the protein product MFVSTPVENIDAANAYDTPLGITNPPIDELLDRASSKYALVIYAAKRARQINDYYNQLGDGILEYVGPLVEPGLQEKPLSIAMREIHSDLLEHSEGE
- the coaBC gene encoding bifunctional phosphopantothenoylcysteine decarboxylase/phosphopantothenate--cysteine ligase CoaBC, which encodes MTDRKRIVVGVAGGIAAYKACTVVRQLTEAGHEVKVVPTESALKFVGAATFEALSGQPVHTGVFESVHEVPHVRIGQQADLVVVAPATADLLARAVAGRADDLLTGTLLTARCPVLFAPAMHTEMWFHPATVDNVAMLRSRGAVVLEPASGRLTGADTGPGRLPEAEEITTLAGLLLERPDALPYDLSGVKALVTAGGTREPLDPVRFIGNRSSGKQGYAVARVMAQRGAEVTLVAGNTSGLIDPAGVNVVHIGSATQLKEAVTKLASEANVLVMAAAVADFRPAQVATAKIKKGASEPSSIELIRNDDVLADAVRARAEGQLPNMRAIVGFAAETGDENGDVLFHARAKLKRKGCEMLVVNAVGEGKAFEVDHNDGWMLGADGTETALEHGSKTLMASRIVDAIGALLNG
- the metK gene encoding methionine adenosyltransferase encodes the protein MSTGRLFTSESVTEGHPDKICDAISDSILDSLLAVDPRSRVAVETAVTTGQVHVIGEVTTSAKEAFADINDTVRKRILEIGYDSSDKGFDGETAGVNIGIGRQSPDIAQGVDTAHETRVEGAGDPLDLQGAGDQGLMFGYAIKDTPELMPLPIALAHRLARRLAEVRKNGKLDYLRPDGKTQVTVQYDGTTPVRLDTVVLSTQHAAGIDLDGQLAPDIREQVVNTVLDDLNHDTLDTSDFRLLVNPTGKFVLGGPMGDAGLTGRKIIVDTYGGWARHGGGAFSGKDPSKVDRSAAYAMRWVAKNVVAAGLAERVEVQVAYAIGKAAPVGLFVETFGSETVDPARIEKAITAVFDLRPGAIVRDLDLLRPIYAPTAAYGHFGRTDIELPWEQTNKVEELKASV